AGATACCTCTAACAAAGACTTAAGTGCTATCCCTCCTCTAGGTGATACCCAAGTGTTTGTGCGTGGTCTAGGCGGCGAATGGGGTGCTGTTTATGAGTTGGAATTCACTAAAGATGGCATGTATGAGTATATCACTACGCTAGAAGCAGGTAGTTACGGCTTTAAGGTTGCGGATGCTGACTGGGGTGATGTTAACTACGGTGCTACTGAAGGTGAACTTGTATTAGGTACGGCGAAAGCACTTGAGTACAATGCTGGTGATTTAAGCTTCGCGATTGACACCAAATCAGTTGTGAAATTTGTTACTGACTTCTCTACTGTGGATGCACCTACTGTTGTAGTTACTGCTGAAGAAGTAGCAGGCTGTGGTCTGCTAGAAGACAGTGCAGATGCAGGGCCTTTGTCTACTCAATTAGCTGTTCGCGGCAGTCACTCCGCTTGGGGTTGGGATGAAATGTATGCATTATCATACAAAGGTGAAAATACCTATCAGGTATCACTTGCCGCTGGTGCATACGAGTTCAAGCTGGCTTCTGATGCAGATAACTGGGATCCTCAAATGATTGCCTATTCAGATGGCGCTCGCGTAGAGAACCTTGTTATGAATGTTGACTACCAAGCGTGGGCACGTGTTGGCGATAGCGCCATTGGCGACCCAGGTAACAACAAGATTACCTTAGCTAGTGATAGCATTCTTACTCTTACTGTAAACGGTGAATTAACTGACAACGCAGACAACGGTACTATTAGTATCTGTGAAGTTGAATAATTAACGGCTAAACCTTAATCTGAAAGCCAAGGCGTATTGCCTTGGCTTTTTTATTTGGTCAAACTGTTTGATAGTGACTAGAGTTAATACTTAAAAATGCTAGCTTATGTGACTTAAGCAAAACATTCTATTTTGAGCCTTTCACTTCTTAAAACCTCTATAAAGCTTGTTTTTATAAGTTTGTATAAAAATTGATAGACCTTTCGCAATATCTCTTCTATAATCCGCGGAATTTGCCAAATTTTTATCGTATTGGGCTAAAGTTTACCCTTTAGTTCAACTTTGTCGTGTCGACAGTTCTTTGTTAGGAGGTTGCCTTGAGCAAATCAGCGCTGCTGGTATTAGAAGACGGTACCGTGTTCCGTGGAACCGCAATCGGAGCCAATGGTTCTGCCGTTGGAGAAGTTGTTTTTAATACTTCGATGACTGGATACCAAGAAATTTTAACTGACCCCTCATATGCTCGCCAAATTGTCACCCTCACTTACCCCCATATCGGAAACTACGGAACCACCCCTGAAGATGAAGAATCGAATGCTATCCACGCTTGTGGTCTAGTTATTCGTGATTTGCCTTTAGTGGCGAGTAACTTCCGTAGCCAACAAAGCTTAAGTGAATATTTGGAAGCAAGAAACGTAGTAGGTATTGCGGATATAGACACTCGTAAGCTAACTCGTATTCTTCGTGAAAAAGGTGCACAAGCGGGTTGTATTGTAGCGGGTGAAGATTTAGATGAAGCACAAGCTTTAGCTGAAGCGAAAGCCTTCCCTGGATTAAAAGGGATGGATCTCGCCAAAGAAGTTACCACGGTTGATACTTACGCTTGGGCACAGGGCTCTTGGGATCTTAAAGCTGGGCTTCCCGCCGATAGCGAAGACAGTAAGTTTCACGTAGTTGCTTATGATTTTGGTGTAAAACGCAATATTTTGCGTATGTTAGTGGACCGTGGCTGTAAATTAACCGTGGTTCCTGCCAAAACATCTGCTGAAGACGTGCTTGCCTTAAACCCCGATGGCATCTTCTTGTCTAATGGCCCTGGCGACCCAGAGCCATGTGATTATGCAATCGCAGCTACCAAGACCTTCCTTGAAACAGATATCCCAGTATTTGGTATTTGTTTAGGTCACCAAATTCTCGCTTTAGCCAGTGGTGCTAAAACAGTGAAGATGAAATTTGGCCATCACGGCGGTAACCATCCGGTTAAAGATATCAAACATGACCGAGTAATGATTACCGCGCAAAACCATGGTTTTGCGGTAGATGAAAAAACCTTACCAGACAATCTAACAATGACGCACTTCTCGTTGTTCGATCAAAGTTTACAAGGTATTCATCGCACCGATAAACCGGCGTTTAGCTTCCAAGGTCACCCTGAAGCAAGCCCTGGTCCGCATGATGCGGCGCCATTGTTTGACCATTTCATTGAATTAATTGAGCAGCGCCTTAACGGCCAAGCGTAGGTAGAGAGCAGCAGAACTTATGCCAAAACGTAGTGATATAAAAAGTATTCTAATATTGGGCGCAGGCCCAATTGTTATCGGCCAAGCTTGTGAGTTTGACTATTCTGGCGCTCAGGCTTGTAAAGCCTTACGTGAAGAAGGTTACCGAGTGATCTTGGTGAACTCTAACCCTGCCACCATTATGACTGACCCTGAAATGGCTGATGCGACTTACATCGAGCCCATTCACTGGGAAGTGGTTGAGCGCATTATTGAAAAAGAGCGCCCAGACGCAGTATTGCCAACCATGGGCGGTCAAACAGCATTGAACTGTGCACTAGAGCTAGAAAGCAAAGGTGTACTAGCGAAATACAATGTTGAAATGATTGGCGCTACCGCAGACGCCATCGACAAAGCTGAAGACCGTAACCGTTTCGACCAAGCGATGAAAAGCATCGGCCTAGCTTGTCCTAATGCCGGTATTGCTCACACTATGGAAGAAGCGTACGGCGTATTAGAAGAAGTTGGTTTCCCATGTATTATTCGACCTTCTTTCACTATGGGCGGCACAGGTGGTGGTATTGCCTATAACAAAGAAGAGTTTGATGAGATTTGTGCCCGCGGCCTAGATCTTTCGCCAACCAGCGAGCTTTTAATTGACGAAAGCTTAATCGGTTGGAAAGAGTACGAGATGGAAGTGGTACGAGATAAAAACGATAACTGTATTATCGTGTGTGCCATCGAAAACTTTGACCCTATGGGTGTTCACACTGGTGATTCAATTACTGTAGCGCCTGCGCAAACCTTGTCTGATAAAGAATACCAATTGATGCGTAACGCATCGCTAGCGGTATTGCGTGAAATTGGTGTTGAAACGGGGGGCTCTAACGTACAGTTTGGCATTTGTCCAAATACTGGCCGTATGGTTATTATCGAGATGAACCCTCGAGTATCTCGTTCATCAGCCCTAGCGTCTAAAGCAACCGGTTTCCCAATTGCTAAAATCGCCGCTAAATTAGCAGTAGGTTTTACCCTTGATGAGCTACAAAACGACATCACTGGCGGTCGCACACCTGCTTCGTTTGAGCCTTCAATCGATTACGTAGTGACTAAGATTCCTCGCTTTAACTTTGAAAAGTTTGCCGGTGCTAACGACCGTCTAACCACTCAAATGAAGTCAGTTGGTGAGGTTATGGCGATTGGCCGTAACCAACAAGAATCATTACAAAAAGCCTTACGCGGTCTAGAGGTTGGCGTTGATGGCTTTGACCCAATTGTTGACCTTAATGCACCAGACGCAATGGAAACCATTCGTCACGAACTACAAAACGTAGGGTGTGACCGCATTTGGTATATTGCCGATGCTTTCCGTGCAGGCATGAGCGTAGAAGACGTATTTTCTCTTACTAACATCGACCGTTGGTTCTTGGTACAAATCGAAGACATCGTATTGCTTGAACTGCAAGTCGCTAAAGACGGAGTAGCGAGCTTAGATGAAGCCACAATGCGTAAGCTTAAGCGTAAAGGTTTTGCTGATGCGCGTTTAGCCAAGTTAACCGGAGTGTCTGAGAAAGAACTTCGCAAGCTACGTCATCGCTTAGAAGTGCTACCGGTTTACAAGCGT
The Agarivorans aestuarii DNA segment above includes these coding regions:
- the carA gene encoding glutamine-hydrolyzing carbamoyl-phosphate synthase small subunit, yielding MSKSALLVLEDGTVFRGTAIGANGSAVGEVVFNTSMTGYQEILTDPSYARQIVTLTYPHIGNYGTTPEDEESNAIHACGLVIRDLPLVASNFRSQQSLSEYLEARNVVGIADIDTRKLTRILREKGAQAGCIVAGEDLDEAQALAEAKAFPGLKGMDLAKEVTTVDTYAWAQGSWDLKAGLPADSEDSKFHVVAYDFGVKRNILRMLVDRGCKLTVVPAKTSAEDVLALNPDGIFLSNGPGDPEPCDYAIAATKTFLETDIPVFGICLGHQILALASGAKTVKMKFGHHGGNHPVKDIKHDRVMITAQNHGFAVDEKTLPDNLTMTHFSLFDQSLQGIHRTDKPAFSFQGHPEASPGPHDAAPLFDHFIELIEQRLNGQA